GAGTTAAAAGACAATACCCACCAAATAAGTTCATGCATGTAAAGCAGGCTGTAGCGCCTGTTTAACCAATTTATATCCTTATGTGAGTAAAAAAAGAAAAATGAAAAAAAATATATTAGTTGTATGCCCAAAAGACAGAGATCGCCAAGAATTAAAACAGTTCAACGATAAATACAATATTCAGTTCCACCCCTTTGATACAACACAATTTCGTTCATTCATCTACAAAAAAAAAGCCGGAAACGCAATTAATTCTGCCAATATAGTTGACGACATTATTTTTTATATAAAAAAACATAACATCGATGGCATTCTTTCAAGCGATGACTATCCAGGAAGTTTATTTGCAAGCATTGCGGCACAAGAGTGTAACTTGGTAGCACCAACGCCTAACAGCATTATCTTATGCCAACACAAATATTTAAGCAGATTAATGCAAAAAAAATACGTTCGGCAAGCTGCTGCTCATGCACAACTACTTGAATATACAAAAGCATATACAGCTCAAGACGTACCGCCTTTTCCTTTTTTTATAAAACCGATAAAAGCATGTCATTCAGTTGGTGCACAAAGAATCGGCTCCATTGATGAATTGGTTACCTATTTAAAGAATAACAATTTTCCGCATGAATTTTCTGATCCACTCGATTGGGCAATAAAAAAATATACGCAATATAACGTTCCATCACATGCATGTATTGCAGAAGAGTATCTTGATGGCACCATACAGGTTACCATTGAAGGCTATGCCTTTAACGGCCAAATACAGATGCGTGGAATCGTTGACTCAATAATGTATCCTGGAACCATTTCATTTGCACGATTCGAATACCCATCGCAACTACATGATGAAGTTCAAAAACGCATGGCTAACATATCAAAACATTTCATGCAACAGATCGGCTTTAATAATGGCCTGTTTAATATTGAACTGATGTATAATGACAAAACTGATGCCATCCACATCATCGAAGTCAACTCTCGCATGGCTTCACAATATGCAGATATTTATGAAAAAGTTGACGGAACCAATACCTATGAAATTGCACTCTCTATTGCTGTAGGCAAAAATC
The Candidatus Dependentiae bacterium genome window above contains:
- a CDS encoding ATP-grasp domain-containing protein, yielding MKKNILVVCPKDRDRQELKQFNDKYNIQFHPFDTTQFRSFIYKKKAGNAINSANIVDDIIFYIKKHNIDGILSSDDYPGSLFASIAAQECNLVAPTPNSIILCQHKYLSRLMQKKYVRQAAAHAQLLEYTKAYTAQDVPPFPFFIKPIKACHSVGAQRIGSIDELVTYLKNNNFPHEFSDPLDWAIKKYTQYNVPSHACIAEEYLDGTIQVTIEGYAFNGQIQMRGIVDSIMYPGTISFARFEYPSQLHDEVQKRMANISKHFMQQIGFNNGLFNIELMYNDKTDAIHIIEVNSRMASQYADIYEKVDGTNTYEIALSIAVGKNPKVKKQKGIYKTAASFPMRIFNDALVRSVPDNNEIQKVKNRFEQTRISIVAQPGQHLSDCLQDGHSYRYCMLHLGAKNHSELLLKFKTCQKMLHFKFDLIH